The Streptomyces lienomycini sequence CGCGGCGGCGGCCGTCGTGCTGGACGCCGCCACCCTCGCCGTCGTCGCCGAGGCCACGGCCGTCGGGCGGATCTCCTTCCCCTACGTGGCGGGTCTGCTCGCCTTCCGGGAGATCCCGACCGTCCTCGCCGCCCTGGACGCGCTGCCCTGTCCGCCCGGGCTGGTCGTGTGCGACGGGTACGGCCTGGCCCACCCGCGCCGCTTCGGCCTCGCGAGCCATCTGGGCGTCCTCACCGGACTGCCCACGATCGGCGTGGCCAAGAACCCCTTCACCTTCACGCACGACGCCCCGGACCTCCCGCGCGGCAGTACGTCCCCGCTGCTCGCCGGCGCCGAGGAGGTCGGGCGCGCGGTGCGCACCCGCGACGCCGTCAAACCGGTCTTCGTCTCCGTCGGCCACCGCGTGAGCCTGGACAACGCCTGCGCGCACACGCTGGCCCTGACCCCCGCCTACCGGCTCCCGGAGACCACCCGCAGGGCCGACGCCCTGTGCCGCGAGGCCCTGCGGGCGGCCGCCCACCACCCGTCCTGACTCCGGCGGCACCGCGGGAGTGCGTCGGGGAGCGGTCGGGTCGGATCGCGTCACGGTCAAGCGGACGAGCCGAGTGTCGGACGATCTGAGTGTCGGACGAGCCGAGTGCCGGACGATCTGAGTACCCGTACGGATGTGCCGTCCTCCGTGCCGCCGCCATGCTGGACCGCATGACGACACACCACGCACCCGGAATCCCCGCCCACTCCGGCCGCCCGGTCGGGCGAGCCGTGGCGGGAGGGCTGGTGCTGGCCGTGGGCGCGGGACTGGCCTGGATCGGCGGCATGATCTACACGATCGTCGGCTGGACGGGGTAGGGGGACCCACCCGGGCGGGCCGGC is a genomic window containing:
- the mmpA gene encoding morphogenic membrane protein MmpA, with the protein product MTTHHAPGIPAHSGRPVGRAVAGGLVLAVGAGLAWIGGMIYTIVGWTG
- a CDS encoding endonuclease V, with the translated sequence MTTVTVPIPADWPTTEARARAVQDGLRARVVLDEPGPTPGTGRVTGVDVAYDDERDVVAAAAVVLDAATLAVVAEATAVGRISFPYVAGLLAFREIPTVLAALDALPCPPGLVVCDGYGLAHPRRFGLASHLGVLTGLPTIGVAKNPFTFTHDAPDLPRGSTSPLLAGAEEVGRAVRTRDAVKPVFVSVGHRVSLDNACAHTLALTPAYRLPETTRRADALCREALRAAAHHPS